Within Streptomyces sp. NBC_00704, the genomic segment CACGATGCGGCCGTCGCGCATGACGGCGATGCGGTCGCCCAGGCGCATGGCCTCGTTGAGGTCGTGGGTGATGAAGACGATGGTCTTCTTCAGCGTCTGCTGGAGGGTGAGGAGCTGGTCCTGCATGTCGCGGCGGATCAGCGGGTCGAGCGCGCTGAACGACTCGTCCATGAGCAGCAGGTCGGCGTCGGTGGCCAGGGCCCGGGCCAGCCCCACCCGCTGCTGCATGCCGCCGGACAGCTCGTCCGGCCAGGACGTCTCCCAGCCGGCCAGGCCGCACAGCCGCAGCGCCTCGGCCGCGCGTTCCTCGCGCTCGCGGCGCGGGACGCCCTGGACGGCCAGTCCGTAGGCGACGTTGTCGAGGACCGTGCGGTGCGGGAAGAGCGCGAAGTGCTGGAAGACCATGCTGATCTTCCGCGCGCGGACCTCGCGCAGTTCGCGGTCGCTGAGCGCGGTGAGGTCCTGGCCGTCGAAGAGGACGCGCCCGGCGGTCGGCTCCAGCAGCCCGTTGAGCATGCGCAGCAGGGTGGACTTGCCGGATCCGGACAGGCCCATCACGACGAAGATCTGTCCCGGCCGCACCGTGAAGGACGCGTCGACGACGGCGGCCGTGGCGCCCTCCGCGCGCAGCTGCGCACGGTCGGCTCCCGCGCGGAGCCGTTCGACGGCCTGCTCCGGTCGTCTGCCGAACACCTTGTGCAGATGCTCGGCCTCTAGCCTGGATGACACGCGTGCCTCTCGGTGGGGGACGGGACCGGAGCAGTGGGCGACCGCAGACGGCCGGCGGGGTGACCCGCCCTGCTCCGCGGCGACCCCTGCCCTGGCCGGCCGGGAGCAAACGCATCAGTGGCTCAGTTCACAGAAGGCGCGCCGGACGTTCACGTCTGCCACGGGAGTGAATACACGGCCGTCACGCGTGCGCGTGTGCGGCATGATGCGTGGCGTGACCGGACGACTGATGCTCCTCGACACCGCCTCGCTCTACTTCCGCGCCTACTTCGGCGTCCCGGACTCCGTGCGGGCGCCGGACGGCACTCCGGTGAACGCCGTGCGCGGGCTGCTGGACTTCATCGACCGGCTGGTGAAGGACCACCGGCCGGACGAGCTCGTCGCCTGCATGGACGCCGACTGGCGGCCCCAGTGGCGGGTGGACCTGATCCCCTCCTACAAGGCGCACCGCGTCGCCGAGGAGCGCGCGGGCGGACCGGACGAGGAGGAGGTGCCGGACGCGCTCTCGCCGCAGGTGCCGGTCATCGAGGCGGTCCTGGACGCGCTCGGCATCGCGCGCGTGGGCGTCGCGGGCTACGAGGCGGACGACGTGATCGGCACGTTCACCGGAATCGCCAAGGGCCCGGTGGACATCGTCACCGGAGACCGCGACCTGTACCAGCTGGTGGACGACGCGCGCGGGGTGCGCGTGCTGTACCCGCTCAAGGGCGTCGGCACGTTGCAGATCACGGACGAGGCGTGGCTGCGCGAGAAGTACGGCGTCGACGGTCCCGGGTACGCCGACCTGGCGCTGCTGCGCGGCGACCCGAGCGACGGACTGCCGGGCGTGCCGGGGATCGGGGAGAAGACCGCGGCGAAACTGCTGGCCGAGTTCGGCGACCTGGCCGGGATCATGGCGGCCGTCGACGACCGCGGGGCCAGGCTGACGCCGTCGCAGCGCAAGCGGCTGGACGAGGCCCGGCCGTACGTGGCGGTCGCGCCGAAGGTGGTCAAGGTCGCCGGCGACGTGCCCCTGCCGGAGGTGACGACCGCGCTGCCGCGCACGCCGCGGGACGGGGCGACACTGGAGGCGCTGGCGCAGCGCTGGGGGCTCGGTGGATCGTTGCAGCGGCTGCTGACGACCCTGGCGTCCTGAACGGGGGCGCACCCCGAAAGCGATGCTAACTTAGGTTAACCTAACTACATCGACATGGGAGGCCGTCATGGCAGAACGTCCGGCACGGAAGCCGCGCAAGCCTCACTCCGCGCAGGTCGTCCGCACCGAACGGCTGACCCCGCACATGCAGCGCGTCGTCCTCGGCGGCGAGGGCCTGGCCGGGTTCGCCGCGGACACGTGCACCGACCACTACGTGAAACTCCTCTTCGGCCCCGAGGGCGTCACCTATCCGGAGCCGTTCGACCTGGACCGGATCCGCGCCGAGTTCCCTCGCGAGCACTGGCCCGTGACCCGGACGTACACCGTGCGCCACTGGGACGCCGGACACCGTGAACTGACCCTGGACTTCGTGATCCACGGCGACGAGGGCCTGGCCGGACCGTGGGCGACGCGCGTGCGGCCCGGCGAGACGGTCCGCTTCATGGGCCCCGGCGGCGCCTACGCGCCCGACCCGGCCGCCGACTGGCATCTGCTGGCCGGCGACGAGAGCGCCCTGCCCGCCATCGCGGCCGCCCTGGAGTCGCTCCCCGCCGGCGCCCTCGCCCACGCCTTCATCGAGGTGGCGGGCCCGGAGGAGGAGCAGAAGATCGAGTCCGACGTGGAGGTCGTCTGGCTGCACCGCGGCGGGCGGCCGGCCGGCGAACGGCTCGTCGAGGCCGTGCGGGCGCTGCCCTTCCCGGAGGGCCGCCTGCACGCGTTCGTGCACGGCGAGGCCGCCTGCGTGAAGGAGCTGCGCAAGCTGCTGCGCGTCGAGCGGGCGGTCCCCCGCGAGGACCTGTCGATCTCCGGCTACTGGCGGCTCGGCCACGACGAGGACGGCTGGCAGGCCACCAAGCGCGAGTGGAACGCCCGCGTCGAGCAGGAACAGGAACCGGAGCAGGAGCAGGAGCAGGAGCGGCAGGGCGCGACGCCGACCGCGTGACCCCGGCGGACGGCGGCCCGCACCCGCAGCGGCGGGCCGCCCGCCGCGCCTGCCGAACCCCCGCGCCCGCCGGCGCGCACCCCGCCCACGACCGCCCCGGCCGCCGCACGGTACGCCGGCCCCCGGCCCCCCCCATGTCCCGGCCGAACGCCCTCGCCCTCCCCGAGGGCCGTCTCCCCAACGTCCCGCGTCCCGCGCACCGGTGACCCGCCCCGGCCGCGAGCCGAACGCCGAACGCCGGCAGGACGACCCACCCGTACCGGCCCCGCGCCGGCCCGCACGCACGCGCGCGCGTGCACCCGTGCGTGCGAGGCTCACCCGCTGCACGGCCGCTCGGCCGACCCGTCCGGTCGCCCCGCTCAGTCGCCCTGCACGCGCGCGTGGAGGTGCATGTCGTGCCAGCCGTCCGGATGGAGGCAGGCGCTGCGCCGGATGCCCTCGAACGTGAAACCGGCCTTGCCGGCGACCCGGCAGGAGGCCTCGTTGGCGGTGGCGTGATGCAGTTCGAGCCGGTGGAAGCCGACCTCGTCGAGGGCCCAGCGGGCCAGGGCGGCCGTGGCCCGGGGAGCGACCCCCCGGCCGCGCGCCGCTCTCGCGGTCCAGTACGCGACCTCCGCGACGCCCTCGTCGAGCAGGATGCTGCGCAGCGCCACCCGGCCCAGCAGCTCGCCGGCGCCGGCGTCGACGACGGCCCACTGGACGCTGCGCTCCTCCTCCCAGGCCGCACACCACTCCCTGATCCAGCCGGCCACCTCCTCCACGGAGTCGGCGGCCCGGACGTGCCACTGGTGCATCGCCGGGTCCTGGAAGGCGTCGTGGACGGCGGGGGCGTCGTCGGGCCGCCAGGGGCGCAGGAGGAGGCCGTCGCCGGTGGGGACCACGGGCTGCGGCACGCTCGAGAGGGTTCCGGCGGGAAGGACGGGGCCGACTGTGTAGGGCATGATCCGCATCCTGCCGACGGCTCACGAGGAGTCAACGGGTTTTCCCCCGCCGTACGCTGGACCCCGATGAGACGCCGCACGCCGCCCCCGCCCCCTCCCCTACCGCAACGCGACGGCGTCGACCCGGTGCGGGTGCGGCTGCCGGGCGAGGGCTCCTGGGCCACCGTGCGCGAGCACCTGGTCGAGCGGCTCGGCGCGGCGCGCGCCCCGGTCGTGGACGCGATGCTGGAGGCCGGGCAGGTCGTCGACGCCGACGGACGGGCGGTCACGGCGGAGACGGCGTACACGCCGGGGACGTTCGTCTGGTACCACCGCGAGCTGCCGCCCGAGACGCCCGTGCCGTTCCCGCTGGAGATCGTGTACCGCGACGAGCACCTGGTCGTCGCCGACAAGCCGCACTTCCTGGCGACCACCCCGCGCGGCAGCCATGTCGTCGAGACCGCGCTGGCCCGGCTGCGGCGCGAACTGGGCCTGCCCGCGCTGGGCGCCGCGCACCGGCTCGACCGGCTCACCGCCGGTCTGGTGCTGTTCGTCGTGCGTCCCGAGGACCGCGGCGCGTACCAGACGCTGTTCCGCGACCGCCGGGTGCGCAAGGTGTACGAGGCGGTCGCGCCGTACGATCCCGCGCTCGCCCTGCCGCGGACGGTGCGCAGCCGGATCGTCAAGGAGCGGGGCGTCCTGGCCGCCTACGAGGTGGCGGGCGAGCCCAACGCGGTGAGCCGCGTCGAGCTGGTGGAGCACGGGGCCCGCGGGCTCGGCCGGTACCGGCTGCTGCCCGCCACCGGCCAGACCCATCAGCTGCGCGTCCACATGAACGCGCTCGGCGTGCCGATCCTCGGCGATCCGCTGTACCCCGTGGTGGCCGGTCCCGGACCGGCCGGCGACTTCCGGCGGCCGCTGCAACTGCTGGC encodes:
- a CDS encoding quaternary amine ABC transporter ATP-binding protein, encoding MSSRLEAEHLHKVFGRRPEQAVERLRAGADRAQLRAEGATAAVVDASFTVRPGQIFVVMGLSGSGKSTLLRMLNGLLEPTAGRVLFDGQDLTALSDRELREVRARKISMVFQHFALFPHRTVLDNVAYGLAVQGVPRREREERAAEALRLCGLAGWETSWPDELSGGMQQRVGLARALATDADLLLMDESFSALDPLIRRDMQDQLLTLQQTLKKTIVFITHDLNEAMRLGDRIAVMRDGRIVQTGTAEDILLRPADDYVSSFIQDVDRARVLTASAVMDTAVRGDEADCGCRTAAPDTPFTALCALSARLPHPVAVVDGGRLVGVVPRQRLVRFLGDGQDDEAACAGPRGTGEKVTARA
- a CDS encoding 5'-3' exonuclease, giving the protein MRGVTGRLMLLDTASLYFRAYFGVPDSVRAPDGTPVNAVRGLLDFIDRLVKDHRPDELVACMDADWRPQWRVDLIPSYKAHRVAEERAGGPDEEEVPDALSPQVPVIEAVLDALGIARVGVAGYEADDVIGTFTGIAKGPVDIVTGDRDLYQLVDDARGVRVLYPLKGVGTLQITDEAWLREKYGVDGPGYADLALLRGDPSDGLPGVPGIGEKTAAKLLAEFGDLAGIMAAVDDRGARLTPSQRKRLDEARPYVAVAPKVVKVAGDVPLPEVTTALPRTPRDGATLEALAQRWGLGGSLQRLLTTLAS
- a CDS encoding GNAT family N-acetyltransferase, which translates into the protein MPYTVGPVLPAGTLSSVPQPVVPTGDGLLLRPWRPDDAPAVHDAFQDPAMHQWHVRAADSVEEVAGWIREWCAAWEEERSVQWAVVDAGAGELLGRVALRSILLDEGVAEVAYWTARAARGRGVAPRATAALARWALDEVGFHRLELHHATANEASCRVAGKAGFTFEGIRRSACLHPDGWHDMHLHARVQGD
- a CDS encoding siderophore-interacting protein, with protein sequence MAERPARKPRKPHSAQVVRTERLTPHMQRVVLGGEGLAGFAADTCTDHYVKLLFGPEGVTYPEPFDLDRIRAEFPREHWPVTRTYTVRHWDAGHRELTLDFVIHGDEGLAGPWATRVRPGETVRFMGPGGAYAPDPAADWHLLAGDESALPAIAAALESLPAGALAHAFIEVAGPEEEQKIESDVEVVWLHRGGRPAGERLVEAVRALPFPEGRLHAFVHGEAACVKELRKLLRVERAVPREDLSISGYWRLGHDEDGWQATKREWNARVEQEQEPEQEQEQERQGATPTA
- a CDS encoding RluA family pseudouridine synthase, whose amino-acid sequence is MRRRTPPPPPPLPQRDGVDPVRVRLPGEGSWATVREHLVERLGAARAPVVDAMLEAGQVVDADGRAVTAETAYTPGTFVWYHRELPPETPVPFPLEIVYRDEHLVVADKPHFLATTPRGSHVVETALARLRRELGLPALGAAHRLDRLTAGLVLFVVRPEDRGAYQTLFRDRRVRKVYEAVAPYDPALALPRTVRSRIVKERGVLAAYEVAGEPNAVSRVELVEHGARGLGRYRLLPATGQTHQLRVHMNALGVPILGDPLYPVVAGPGPAGDFRRPLQLLARELEFTDPVTGRRHLLRSGRVLEAWTAYDRWAAGPRPPDAPRPGAAQ